The following proteins come from a genomic window of Salvia hispanica cultivar TCC Black 2014 chromosome 4, UniMelb_Shisp_WGS_1.0, whole genome shotgun sequence:
- the LOC125221117 gene encoding glycine-rich protein 5-like — translation MESIQGKRLMLLALLFAIVRAQQITNNPPNNVASLGKAQLPERNKGRGGGSGSGSGGVYGGGGCGWGWGGPGGSSGGGGGGGGAGYWRCQCTKHSGKRGNRHMADEKRDFGSEEFRMREFGECTTRGRCEGMRLDCPLHCGGPCSYDCTHACKAYCKH, via the coding sequence ATGGAGAGCATACAAGGAAAAAGATTGATGTTGCTAGCTTTATTGTTTGCTATAGTGAGAGCACAACAAATTACCAACAATCCTCCCAACAATGTTGCTTCTTTGGGAAAGGCTCAGCTCCCAGAGAGGAATAAAGGAAGAGGTGGTGGCAGTGGCAGTGGTAGTGGAGGGGTGTATGGGGGAGGAGGATGTGGATGGGGATGGGGAGGCCCCGGCGGTAGTAGTGGTggcggtggaggtggaggtggggCTGGCTATTGGAGATGTCAATGCACGAAGCATTCGGGAAAAAGAGGAAATCGTCATATGGCCGACGAGAAGAGAGATTTCGGTAGTGAAGAGTTTAGGATGAGAGAATTCGGCGAATGCACCACGAGAGGGAGGTGTGAGGGAATGAGATTAGACTGTCCACTACACTGTGGAGGTCCTTGTTCCTATGACTGCACCCATGCTTGCAAAGCTTACTGCAAACACTGA